A genomic window from Chiloscyllium plagiosum isolate BGI_BamShark_2017 unplaced genomic scaffold, ASM401019v2 scaf_11003, whole genome shotgun sequence includes:
- the LOC122547139 gene encoding conserved oligomeric Golgi complex subunit 1-like, which translates to MAVAARNLRVSDIQDPGSLFERYGTEEIRQVERRVRAEIEHKKEELRQMVGERYRDLIEAADTITDMRLCSEKVVSSVRDMYEYCTRIKPSGPGRAPPPLPAKRSQAQQQSQEKFYSMAAQIKLLLNMPEKIWSALESSQYLHAAQMYLLCCHIHSILQLDSSGSYYSPVLARFPILVRQVAAAGHFRASILQESKTLLKGRAISDQAIAEALCAIMLLEDSSPRQALADFLLARKSAIQQLLNQPHHGAGIKAQVCSLVELLATTLYQAQAVFYTSTEGKMPDTKLTCGLLFTTLASITSESPAGMYGFIDVGCY; encoded by the exons ATGGCGGTGGCCGCCAGGAACCTGCGGGTGAGCGACATCCAGGACCCCGGCTCCCTGTTCGAGCGCTACGGCACCGAGGAGATCCGGCAGGTGGagcggagggtccgcgctgagatCGAGCACAAGAAGGAGGAGCTGCGCCAGATGGTGGGCGAGCGGTACCGCGACCTGATCGAGGCGGCCGACACCATCACCGACATGAGGCTGTGCTCCGAGAAGGTGGTCAGCTCGGTGCGGGACATGTACGAGTACTGCACCCGCATCAAACCATCCGGGCCCGGCAGGGCACCTCCTCCTCTCCCAGCCAAGCGCAGTCAG GCACAGCAACAATCTCAGGAGAAATTCTACAGTATGGCAGCACAGATCAAGCTCCTTCTAAATATGCCTGAAAAAATTTGGAGTGCGTTAGAATCATCACAATATCTCCATGCTGCTCAAATGTATCTGCTGTGTTGCCACATTCATAGTATCCTTCAGTTGGACTCCTCTGGTTCCTACTACAGTCCTGTCCTGGCCCGCTTTCCCATCCTTGTTCGACAAGTAGCAGCAGCAGGTCATTTCAG aGCATCTATTTTACAAGAGAGTAAAACACTCCTGAAGGGCCGAGCAATATCAGATCAAGCTATTGCCGAAGCTCTGTGTGCCATAATGCTACTGGAAGATAGTTCACCGCGCCAAGCTCTCGCTGATTTTCTATTAGCTAGGAAATCAGCAATTCAGCAGTTACTTAACCAACCACACCATG GTGCTGGTATTAAGGCACAGGTATGCTCACTGGTTGAACTGTTAGCCACCACGTTGTATCAGGCTCAAGCTGTGTTTTATACGTCAACTGAAGGAAAGATGCCAGACACTAAACTGACTTGTGGCCTTCTCTTCACTACTTTGGCATCCATCACAAGTGAGTCTCCAGCAGGTATGTATGGGTTTATTGATGTTGGCTGCTATTAA